In one Haloplanus salinus genomic region, the following are encoded:
- a CDS encoding PrkA family serine protein kinase: MTKETLEDLSQHYKESVPADLREAKAFDWYLDEVYDDPRIARNAHQRVADMFDYYGTEYDEDAGVVEYLMASDDPLHDGENTFYGREVHESIHEFVNKVKSGARGLGPEKRIKLLLGPVGSGKSHFDWMVRRYFEDYTMHDEGRMYTFRWTNLCDIVRDQDPADDTVVSPMNQDPVVLLPQEQRDRVLERLNAELDAPYTIRNEQSLDPASEFYMDRLLAHYDDDLKAVLDNHVEIVRLVASENKRQCIETFEPKDKKNQDETELTGDVNYSKIAIYGESDPRAFDYSGAFCNANRGLFSGEELLKLQREFLYDFLHASQEQTIKPKNNPRIDIDQVIVGRTNMPEYRDKKGDEKMEAFNDRTKRIDFPYVLEYSEEAEIYRKMLRNADVPDMHIEPHAMEMAGLFGVLTRITEPNGENVTLVQKAKAYNGEIDETDDVDVKKLREEGERTADIAEGMDGVSARFIGDEIAEAIMDATHRDRGYLSPLSVFTHFERNLENHGSIPEENVDRYHRYLELVREEYKERAIEDVRHALAYDVDEIQRQGEKYMDHVMAYIDDATVTDELTGREQEPDETFLRSVEEKLEIPSDRKDDFRQEVSNWVSRRAREGEGFDPQDNDRLRRALERKLWEDKKHNINFSALVSANELDDDERSAWVDALIEQGYSREGAQEVLEFAGAEVAKSELEG, translated from the coding sequence ATGACGAAGGAAACCCTCGAAGACCTCAGCCAGCACTACAAGGAATCGGTTCCGGCGGACCTCCGCGAAGCGAAGGCGTTCGACTGGTATCTGGATGAGGTGTACGACGACCCGCGGATCGCCCGAAACGCCCACCAGCGCGTCGCCGACATGTTCGACTACTACGGCACGGAGTACGACGAGGATGCCGGCGTCGTCGAGTACCTCATGGCCTCGGATGACCCCTTACACGACGGGGAGAACACCTTCTACGGTCGTGAGGTCCACGAGTCGATCCACGAGTTCGTCAACAAGGTGAAAAGCGGGGCGCGGGGGCTCGGCCCGGAGAAACGGATCAAGCTCCTCCTCGGCCCCGTCGGCTCCGGCAAGTCGCACTTCGACTGGATGGTCCGACGCTACTTCGAGGACTACACCATGCACGACGAAGGGCGGATGTACACCTTCCGGTGGACGAACCTCTGTGACATCGTCCGCGACCAGGACCCCGCGGACGACACCGTCGTCTCGCCGATGAACCAAGACCCGGTCGTCCTCCTCCCGCAGGAACAGCGCGACCGGGTGCTGGAGCGACTGAACGCCGAACTCGACGCGCCCTACACGATCCGCAACGAACAGTCGCTCGACCCCGCCAGCGAGTTCTACATGGACCGCCTGCTGGCCCACTACGACGACGACCTCAAGGCGGTGCTGGACAACCACGTCGAGATCGTCCGCCTCGTCGCGAGCGAGAACAAACGCCAGTGCATCGAGACCTTCGAGCCGAAAGACAAGAAAAATCAGGACGAGACGGAGTTGACGGGCGACGTCAACTACTCGAAAATCGCCATCTACGGCGAGTCGGACCCGCGCGCGTTCGACTACTCCGGTGCCTTCTGTAACGCCAACCGCGGGCTATTCAGCGGGGAGGAACTCCTGAAACTTCAGCGGGAGTTCCTCTACGACTTCCTGCACGCCTCGCAGGAACAGACGATCAAGCCGAAGAACAACCCCCGGATCGACATCGATCAGGTGATCGTCGGCCGCACCAACATGCCCGAGTACCGGGACAAGAAGGGCGACGAGAAGATGGAGGCGTTCAACGACCGCACCAAGCGGATCGACTTCCCGTACGTCCTCGAATACTCGGAGGAGGCCGAAATCTACCGGAAGATGCTCCGTAACGCCGACGTGCCGGACATGCACATCGAACCCCACGCGATGGAGATGGCGGGGCTGTTCGGCGTGCTGACCCGCATCACGGAGCCGAACGGGGAGAACGTCACGCTCGTCCAGAAGGCCAAGGCCTACAACGGCGAGATCGACGAGACCGACGACGTGGACGTGAAGAAGTTGCGCGAGGAGGGCGAGCGAACCGCCGACATCGCGGAAGGGATGGATGGCGTCTCCGCCCGGTTCATCGGCGACGAAATCGCCGAGGCGATCATGGACGCCACCCACCGCGACCGGGGGTATCTCTCCCCGCTCTCGGTGTTCACCCACTTCGAGCGCAACCTCGAGAACCACGGGTCGATCCCCGAGGAGAACGTCGACCGCTACCACCGTTACCTCGAACTCGTGCGCGAGGAGTACAAGGAGCGCGCCATCGAGGACGTGCGCCACGCGTTGGCTTACGACGTGGACGAGATCCAGCGACAGGGCGAGAAGTACATGGACCACGTGATGGCGTACATCGACGACGCGACGGTGACGGACGAACTCACCGGCCGGGAGCAGGAACCGGACGAGACGTTCCTGCGCTCCGTCGAGGAGAAGTTGGAGATTCCGAGCGACCGGAAGGACGACTTCCGACAGGAGGTGTCGAACTGGGTCAGCCGGCGCGCCCGCGAGGGCGAGGGGTTCGATCCGCAGGACAACGACCGCCTGCGCCGGGCACTGGAGCGGAAACTCTGGGAGGACAAGAAACACAACATCAACTTCTCCGCGCTGGTGTCGGCGAACGAACTCGACGACGACGAGCGGAGCGCGTGGGTCGACGCGCTGATCGAACAGGGGTACTCCCGCGAGGGCGCCCAGGA
- a CDS encoding DUF5820 family protein, with amino-acid sequence MSFEALPDGWTVWHAEAGGRTILAYRPDVFDTEAFPAPCLPTIYLSPGSPRRRPGARTDDGWTVTLYLEPEVDARVEAVDTREAGVDAARALARAFAAGEIDYRGAYQVPREDYFDRLDELVGREA; translated from the coding sequence ATGAGCTTCGAGGCCCTCCCCGACGGGTGGACGGTGTGGCACGCGGAGGCCGGCGGGCGGACTATCTTGGCCTATCGCCCGGACGTCTTCGACACCGAGGCGTTCCCCGCTCCCTGTCTACCGACGATCTATCTCTCGCCCGGATCGCCTCGGCGTCGTCCCGGCGCCCGAACGGACGACGGCTGGACGGTCACGCTGTATCTCGAACCGGAGGTAGACGCCCGTGTGGAGGCCGTCGACACCCGCGAGGCGGGCGTCGACGCGGCTCGGGCCCTCGCCCGCGCGTTCGCCGCGGGCGAAATCGACTATCGCGGCGCGTACCAGGTCCCCCGCGAGGACTACTTCGACCGTCTCGACGAACTCGTCGGTCGCGAGGCTTAA
- a CDS encoding UPF0179 family protein — protein MSEVTLIGTRLAEVGREFVFRGESSACDGCPYRSQCLDLSPGTRYRITDVRENAQTLDCAVHDGGVRAVEVEPAPIPANVPSKVAYAGSKATLAGACPYTDCPSHAYCVPDGADFEAEYRIDEVLGDPPHDYCMLERDLTLVELAPREP, from the coding sequence ATGTCCGAGGTCACGCTCATCGGAACGCGCCTCGCCGAGGTGGGCCGGGAGTTCGTCTTCCGCGGCGAATCCAGCGCGTGCGATGGCTGCCCGTACCGCAGCCAGTGTCTCGACCTCTCCCCCGGGACGCGGTATCGGATCACCGACGTCCGCGAGAACGCCCAGACGCTCGACTGTGCCGTCCACGACGGCGGCGTCCGCGCCGTCGAGGTAGAGCCGGCCCCCATCCCCGCGAACGTCCCCTCCAAAGTCGCCTACGCCGGGAGCAAGGCGACACTCGCCGGCGCCTGTCCGTACACCGACTGTCCCAGTCACGCCTACTGCGTCCCCGACGGCGCCGACTTCGAGGCCGAGTACCGCATCGACGAGGTTCTCGGCGACCCACCCCACGACTACTGTATGCTGGAGCGTGATCTGACCCTCGTCGAACTCGCACCGCGCGAGCCCTGA